A genomic window from Lactobacillus sp. ESL0677 includes:
- the grpE gene encoding nucleotide exchange factor GrpE has protein sequence MSKKDFPSEKDLNQTEATTAKSEKETKSEAKKQAVKADKKEKTPEQKLQEELTKAQAASKDFEDKYLRSQAEMQNMQNRYNKERAQLIKYESQSLAKDVLPAMDNLERALVAKVDDEASQQLKKGVQMTLDSLVKAMKDHGISEIEAEGVKFDPTLHQAVQTVAASSDDQKDHVVQVLQKGYQYKDRTLRPAMVVVAQ, from the coding sequence GTGAGTAAAAAAGATTTTCCTAGTGAAAAAGATTTAAACCAAACAGAAGCGACTACCGCAAAGTCAGAAAAAGAAACAAAATCCGAAGCGAAAAAGCAGGCTGTAAAAGCAGATAAAAAAGAAAAAACGCCAGAGCAAAAGCTTCAAGAAGAATTGACTAAAGCTCAAGCAGCTAGCAAAGATTTTGAAGATAAGTATTTGCGTAGTCAAGCGGAAATGCAAAATATGCAAAACCGCTATAATAAAGAACGAGCACAATTAATAAAGTATGAGTCGCAATCTTTAGCTAAGGATGTATTACCAGCAATGGATAATTTAGAGCGTGCCTTAGTCGCCAAGGTTGATGATGAAGCATCTCAACAGCTAAAGAAGGGTGTGCAAATGACACTTGATTCTTTAGTTAAGGCTATGAAAGATCACGGAATTAGTGAAATTGAGGCTGAAGGTGTTAAATTTGATCCGACACTGCATCAAGCTGTTCAAACAGTTGCAGCTAGCAGCGATGATCAAAAGGACCACGTTGTCCAAGTTTTACAAAAAGGATATCAATACAAAGACCGTACATTAAGACCAGCAATGGTTGTTGTTGCACAGTAA
- the hrcA gene encoding heat-inducible transcriptional repressor HrcA, which produces MLTERQELILKTIINDFTQTHDPVGSKTVMNQLPIKVSSATIRNEMVVLEDKGLIEKTHSSSGRVPSSEGYRYYLDNLVEPLQIPESVYTKVISQLDRPFHQVNEIVQEAAKILSDLTNYTAFAEGPENQDVTVTGFRIVPLVGRQVMAILVTSDGSVQNQVYNLPHNVHGDEIEKAVRMINDELVGKSLAEITPELLNKAVGQNISGKHASELIDLVEDVINDAASEQLYVDGQINLLNNSSTADVSSIRSLYELVDHNDLISNLVSYQPTSKNGRFPVRVSLGSELPNELLKDYSLLTAEYSVGSHGKGVIALLGPTNMPYSQVIGLLEYFRNELAKKLLEYYGRFK; this is translated from the coding sequence ATGTTGACCGAACGTCAAGAACTTATTTTAAAAACAATCATTAATGATTTTACACAGACTCATGATCCAGTAGGTTCGAAGACAGTGATGAATCAGTTGCCGATTAAGGTGTCGAGCGCAACCATCAGAAATGAGATGGTTGTTCTAGAAGATAAGGGCTTAATTGAAAAGACCCATTCTTCTAGTGGTCGTGTTCCTTCCAGTGAGGGCTACCGCTATTATCTTGATAATTTAGTCGAGCCGCTGCAAATACCGGAATCTGTTTATACCAAAGTTATTAGTCAGCTTGACCGACCGTTTCATCAAGTTAATGAAATCGTTCAAGAAGCTGCTAAAATTTTATCCGATTTAACTAACTATACGGCATTTGCGGAAGGACCGGAAAATCAGGATGTAACTGTAACGGGATTTCGGATTGTTCCGCTAGTTGGTCGGCAAGTGATGGCAATTCTAGTTACCAGTGATGGTAGTGTTCAGAATCAGGTTTATAATTTACCGCACAATGTTCATGGTGATGAGATTGAAAAAGCCGTTCGCATGATTAACGATGAACTAGTTGGTAAAAGTTTAGCTGAAATCACGCCGGAGCTGCTTAATAAGGCTGTTGGTCAAAATATCAGTGGTAAACATGCTAGCGAACTGATTGATTTGGTTGAAGATGTCATTAATGACGCTGCCAGTGAACAATTATATGTTGATGGTCAAATTAATTTGTTAAATAATTCTTCAACAGCGGATGTCTCTAGTATTCGTTCGTTATATGAATTAGTCGATCATAACGATTTGATTTCAAATTTGGTTTCTTACCAACCGACTTCAAAAAATGGTCGATTTCCTGTTAGGGTCAGTTTGGGCTCAGAATTACCGAACGAATTGTTAAAAGATTATAGTTTGTTAACTGCAGAGTACAGTGTTGGTTCCCATGGTAAAGGTGTAATTGCTTTGCTAGGGCCAACGAATATGCCGTATTCACAAGTAATTGGCTTACTTGAATATTTCAGAAATGAGTTAGCGAAGAAATTACTTGAATATTACGGTCGATTTAAATAA
- the ribF gene encoding riboflavin biosynthesis protein RibF encodes MQIIHLTYPVKENLIPSKIVLALGFFDGVHRGHQNLIELAREAATRKHLPLVVMTFDRHPKEVYQNAKVVYIDSLDEKAYKMAQLGVDYLVVIHFNDKFSKLTAQEFVDQIIVQLKADTVVAGFDYTYGPKDVANMKNFPKFAKGRFDIIDVPKQTYEGQKIGSTEIRKAISDGNMELATELLGSPYVMSGIVGHGLRNGHKLGFPTANLVWSENKVLPKVGVYATRTNIGDKWYDSMTSVGYNVTINEGKQIFIESNLFGFDQEAYGEKMIIKWYKYTRGEIKFVDLAGLKKQMTHDEAEIKAYFADK; translated from the coding sequence GTGCAAATTATCCATTTAACTTATCCAGTTAAAGAAAATTTAATACCAAGTAAAATCGTATTAGCGTTAGGGTTTTTTGATGGTGTTCACCGAGGACACCAAAACTTGATTGAATTAGCGCGTGAAGCAGCAACTAGAAAGCACTTGCCGCTTGTTGTCATGACGTTTGACCGTCATCCAAAAGAAGTTTATCAAAATGCTAAGGTTGTTTACATTGATAGTCTGGATGAGAAGGCTTATAAAATGGCGCAATTGGGTGTCGATTACTTAGTTGTTATTCATTTTAATGACAAATTTAGCAAACTAACAGCGCAAGAATTTGTCGATCAAATTATTGTACAGCTAAAAGCAGATACCGTTGTTGCTGGGTTTGATTATACTTATGGGCCAAAAGACGTTGCCAATATGAAAAACTTCCCTAAATTTGCTAAAGGAAGATTTGATATTATTGATGTTCCTAAGCAAACCTATGAAGGTCAGAAAATTGGCTCAACTGAAATTAGAAAAGCAATTAGCGACGGCAATATGGAGCTAGCAACCGAACTGTTAGGTTCGCCGTATGTCATGTCTGGTATTGTCGGTCACGGATTGCGTAATGGTCACAAGTTAGGTTTCCCCACGGCTAATTTGGTTTGGTCGGAAAACAAGGTTTTGCCTAAAGTCGGTGTCTATGCAACTAGAACTAACATTGGCGATAAATGGTATGATTCCATGACCAGTGTTGGCTACAACGTGACAATTAATGAAGGCAAACAGATTTTTATTGAATCTAACTTGTTTGGCTTCGACCAAGAAGCATACGGGGAAAAAATGATTATCAAGTGGTATAAGTATACCCGGGGTGAAATAAAATTTGTTGATCTTGCAGGATTAAAAAAGCAAATGACGCATGATGAAGCAGAAATCAAGGCTTACTTTGCTGATAAATAA
- the truB gene encoding tRNA pseudouridine(55) synthase TruB: MLNGILVIDKAKGMTSADVVYHLRKALHIKKIGHAGTLDPDVTGVLPIAIGQATKLIELMHTQNKKYVGEGIFGYATDSYDISGTTLATKKMTEPLAAKIITQGMQSFVGKIEQVPPIYSAVRVNGKHLYEYARAGIEVERPKRQVNVLAYDLTAQPVFDKEKGQEEFAFVIECSKGTYVRSLVNDLGDKLGVPAVMSTLRRTASSGFDLSQAVSLDEIVADPSRAAQLIQPIDAFFKNYTQVDLTMDQWLKVKNGAAIALETDANQVALRYNNKVKAIYQKDAEKYRPNLMLLQNE, from the coding sequence ATGTTAAACGGTATTTTAGTAATTGATAAGGCTAAGGGGATGACTAGCGCCGATGTCGTGTACCATCTTCGCAAAGCCTTACATATCAAAAAAATTGGTCATGCTGGAACGCTTGACCCTGATGTTACTGGTGTCTTGCCGATTGCGATTGGTCAGGCAACTAAGCTAATTGAATTAATGCACACGCAAAACAAAAAATATGTTGGCGAAGGTATTTTTGGCTACGCCACTGATAGTTATGATATTAGTGGCACAACTTTGGCAACTAAAAAAATGACAGAACCGCTTGCAGCTAAGATAATTACTCAGGGGATGCAGTCGTTTGTGGGCAAGATTGAGCAGGTACCACCAATTTATTCAGCCGTACGGGTAAATGGTAAACATTTATACGAATATGCCCGTGCAGGAATTGAGGTTGAACGACCTAAACGGCAGGTTAATGTTCTAGCTTATGACTTAACTGCACAACCAGTTTTTGACAAAGAAAAAGGCCAAGAGGAGTTTGCGTTTGTAATTGAATGCAGTAAGGGGACTTATGTGCGTTCATTAGTCAATGATTTGGGAGATAAGTTAGGTGTGCCGGCTGTAATGAGTACTTTGCGCAGAACCGCTAGCTCGGGCTTTGATCTTAGTCAAGCAGTCAGCTTGGACGAAATTGTGGCTGATCCAAGTAGAGCCGCACAACTGATTCAGCCAATCGATGCCTTTTTTAAAAATTATACGCAAGTTGATTTAACTATGGACCAATGGCTAAAAGTGAAAAATGGGGCGGCGATTGCTTTAGAAACTGATGCAAATCAGGTTGCATTACGATACAATAATAAGGTTAAGGCAATTTATCAAAAGGATGCAGAAAAGTATCGTCCTAATTTGATGCTCTTGCAAAATGAATAG
- a CDS encoding ribosome-binding factor A, whose amino-acid sequence MKHRIGRVEGEVLRELTKILRKNIRDPRVNDVTITAVECTNDLSYATVYYSILSEDPKKEEEVATGLEKAKGMMRHLLGQVLTVYKVPELIFKRDNSVKYGSKIDKLIADLKKQEADRNN is encoded by the coding sequence ATGAAGCACAGAATTGGTCGTGTTGAAGGAGAAGTCCTCCGTGAATTAACCAAAATTTTGCGGAAAAATATTCGTGATCCGCGTGTCAATGATGTTACGATTACTGCGGTTGAATGTACTAATGATTTATCATATGCAACTGTTTATTACAGTATTCTTTCTGAAGATCCAAAAAAGGAAGAAGAGGTTGCTACTGGCTTAGAAAAAGCCAAGGGAATGATGCGTCACTTGCTTGGGCAGGTTTTGACAGTCTATAAAGTTCCCGAGTTAATTTTTAAGCGGGACAACTCTGTTAAATATGGTAGTAAAATCGATAAGTTAATTGCTGATTTAAAAAAGCAAGAAGCAGATCGTAACAATTAA